One Oscillospiraceae bacterium genomic region harbors:
- a CDS encoding RnfABCDGE type electron transport complex subunit C, which translates to MFKSLKRSAKGANVPHAKATAGLATVKMPTPEHVIIPMSMHIGAPAEPVVKKGDTVMVGTLIGKAGGFVSASIYSSVSGTVQDVAPMRMVNGSMTTAVAIKTDGEQTIDPACVPPTVTDKPSLMAAVQNCGLVGVGGAGFPTHVKLAANTIDTLLINAAECEPYLTTDCREMLECSDTIISGIEAVMKYCEIPHCIIGIERNKPECIDLLCSLVRNMKGVEVKPLPMRYPQGAEKTLVETCTGREVPQVGPTGKPGLPADAGCVIMNVTSVSTLGKYLKTGIPLVSKRVTVEGDAIAKPQNIEVPIGTLYRDVIEACGGIKEGVELGKIIFGGPMMGGAAPSADYPVLKQNNGLLLFSKQAAVLPEPSACIRCGRCIEACPMGLEPVEVVSAFNNKDFDTLKARCVDLCVACGSCTYACPAKRPVSQTMTLAKAWYLGELRKGGK; encoded by the coding sequence TTGTTCAAATCCCTGAAACGCTCCGCCAAAGGCGCGAATGTGCCCCATGCGAAAGCGACTGCCGGGCTGGCCACCGTCAAGATGCCTACGCCTGAGCATGTCATTATTCCCATGTCGATGCACATCGGTGCCCCGGCCGAGCCCGTCGTCAAAAAAGGCGACACCGTTATGGTTGGTACTCTCATCGGCAAGGCCGGCGGCTTTGTCAGTGCCAGCATTTATTCCAGCGTATCCGGCACGGTACAGGATGTTGCCCCGATGCGCATGGTCAACGGCAGCATGACCACTGCCGTTGCCATCAAGACCGACGGCGAGCAGACCATCGACCCGGCCTGCGTACCACCGACGGTCACCGACAAACCCAGCCTGATGGCTGCCGTGCAGAACTGCGGCCTGGTGGGCGTAGGCGGCGCCGGTTTCCCGACCCATGTCAAGCTGGCTGCCAACACCATCGATACGCTGCTCATCAACGCAGCCGAGTGTGAGCCTTACCTGACCACTGACTGCCGCGAAATGCTTGAGTGCAGCGATACCATCATCTCCGGTATCGAAGCCGTCATGAAGTACTGCGAGATCCCGCACTGCATCATCGGTATCGAGCGCAATAAGCCGGAGTGCATCGACCTGCTCTGCTCTCTCGTGCGCAATATGAAGGGTGTCGAGGTCAAGCCGCTGCCCATGCGTTACCCGCAGGGCGCTGAGAAAACGCTGGTGGAGACCTGCACCGGCCGTGAGGTGCCCCAGGTGGGCCCCACCGGCAAACCCGGTCTGCCCGCCGACGCCGGCTGCGTGATTATGAACGTGACCAGTGTATCCACCCTGGGCAAGTACCTGAAAACTGGTATTCCTCTGGTATCCAAGCGTGTCACCGTCGAGGGCGACGCCATCGCCAAGCCCCAGAACATCGAGGTTCCCATCGGTACACTGTACCGTGATGTGATCGAAGCCTGCGGCGGCATCAAAGAAGGTGTCGAGCTGGGCAAGATCATCTTCGGCGGCCCCATGATGGGAGGCGCTGCCCCCAGCGCGGATTACCCCGTACTGAAGCAGAACAATGGTCTGCTGCTGTTCAGCAAGCAGGCGGCTGTTCTGCCGGAGCCTTCGGCCTGCATCCGCTGCGGCCGCTGCATCGAGGCCTGCCCGATGGGCCTGGAGCCTGTCGAGGTCGTTTCTGCCTTTAACAACAAAGATTTTGACACCCTGAAAGCACGCTGCGTCGACCTTTGCGTCGCCTGCGGCAGCTGTACCTATGCCTGCCCGGCCAAGCGCCCCGTCAGCCAGACGATGACCCTTGCCAAGGCCTGGTACCTGGGTGAACTGCGGAAAGGAGGCAAATGA
- a CDS encoding Sapep family Mn(2+)-dependent dipeptidase: protein MNDPRWASIDAFAEENRDNILRDITRLVAVPSVEGEAAPGAPFGPGPKAALAKALEIAEELGLSTCNADSYIGWAETGTIADDQKFLATITHTDVVPEGNGWDADPYTVRVRDGWLLGRGVADDKGPSILCLYALKYLKDSGVQLKYPVRALLGANEETNMHDVDYYAEHYPMPAFCFTPDAEFPVCNGEKGGFNGEIVSPKLDGIITAFEGGVAHNAVPDRASCTVQVAAGALVQTEGVTFEAGESGSTIIRGWGKSGHAAMPEGTVNAISLIVDCLLKSGVCTPQEDAYLQVLHTLHASTDGSALGIAADDGLFDPLTIIGGTIEMKDGVIRQSFDCRYPTNTDPEKMTAIMTQVCGDAAHLEDLSSRVPFYIAADSPAIQTLITTYNDVTGEGKTPFTMGGGTYARHFPYAVSFGPEHTDLPLPEFAGPMHGANEGANFDKLIEALKIYILALLRLQEIEL from the coding sequence ATGAATGATCCGCGTTGGGCGTCCATCGACGCCTTTGCCGAAGAAAACCGCGACAACATCCTGCGGGACATCACCCGTCTGGTGGCCGTTCCCAGTGTCGAGGGCGAAGCTGCCCCCGGTGCTCCATTCGGCCCCGGCCCCAAGGCCGCGCTGGCCAAGGCACTGGAAATTGCCGAGGAGCTGGGCCTTTCCACCTGCAACGCCGACAGCTACATCGGCTGGGCTGAGACCGGCACTATCGCTGACGACCAGAAGTTCCTGGCCACCATCACCCACACCGATGTAGTGCCCGAGGGCAACGGCTGGGACGCCGACCCCTACACCGTCCGCGTGCGGGATGGCTGGCTGTTGGGCCGCGGCGTGGCCGATGACAAAGGCCCCAGCATCCTGTGCCTGTATGCGCTGAAGTATCTGAAAGACAGCGGCGTGCAGCTGAAGTACCCCGTCCGCGCCCTGCTTGGCGCCAACGAGGAGACCAACATGCACGATGTGGACTACTACGCCGAGCATTACCCTATGCCCGCTTTCTGCTTCACTCCGGATGCTGAGTTCCCGGTCTGCAACGGCGAGAAGGGCGGCTTCAACGGCGAGATCGTCAGCCCCAAGCTGGACGGCATCATCACCGCCTTTGAGGGCGGCGTGGCTCACAATGCCGTGCCGGACCGCGCTTCCTGCACTGTGCAGGTCGCCGCCGGCGCCCTGGTCCAGACCGAAGGCGTGACCTTCGAGGCAGGGGAGAGCGGCTCCACCATCATCCGCGGCTGGGGTAAGAGCGGACACGCCGCTATGCCCGAAGGCACCGTCAACGCCATCAGCCTGATCGTGGACTGCCTGCTCAAGAGCGGCGTCTGCACCCCGCAGGAGGATGCCTACCTGCAGGTGCTGCACACCCTGCACGCCTCCACCGACGGCAGTGCCCTGGGCATTGCCGCAGACGACGGCCTGTTCGACCCGTTGACCATTATCGGCGGCACGATCGAGATGAAGGACGGCGTTATCCGCCAGAGCTTCGATTGCCGCTATCCCACCAATACCGACCCCGAGAAGATGACCGCCATCATGACCCAGGTCTGCGGCGACGCTGCCCACCTGGAGGACCTGTCCAGCCGCGTGCCGTTCTACATCGCAGCCGACAGCCCGGCTATCCAGACGCTGATCACCACCTACAACGATGTGACCGGTGAGGGCAAGACCCCCTTTACCATGGGCGGCGGCACCTACGCCCGCCACTTCCCCTATGCGGTCAGCTTCGGCCCCGAGCACACCGACCTGCCCCTGCCGGAATTCGCCGGCCCGATGCACGGTGCCAACGAGGGTGCCAACTTCGATAAGCTGATCGAAGCGCTGAAGATCTATATCCTCGCCCTGCTGCGCCTGCAGGAGATCGAGCTGTAA
- a CDS encoding electron transport complex subunit E — translation MNEKPSKWKVFTAGIIRENPVLRLVLGCCSALAVTTTVSGAVGMGLAMTFVLICSNIVISALRKVIPAKVHLPCYIVIIATFVTVVQMVLQAFVPALYKSLGVYLALIVVNCIILGRAEMFACKNTVVDSALDGLGMGIGYILTMLLMSSIREIIGNGTWLGITIIPDSVDKMTVMNSAPGGFFVFGCLMAGCVWLERKLNKPIERKSCGDVMLEKIDAAKEEQKGGAEE, via the coding sequence ATGAACGAGAAACCGAGCAAATGGAAAGTCTTTACGGCGGGCATCATTCGTGAGAACCCCGTCCTGCGCCTGGTGCTGGGCTGCTGCTCCGCACTGGCTGTTACCACCACCGTTTCCGGCGCTGTCGGCATGGGTCTTGCCATGACCTTTGTTCTGATCTGCTCCAATATCGTTATCTCGGCTCTGCGCAAGGTCATCCCGGCCAAGGTGCATCTGCCGTGCTATATTGTCATCATCGCCACCTTCGTTACCGTGGTGCAGATGGTGCTGCAGGCTTTCGTGCCCGCCCTGTACAAATCCCTGGGTGTGTACCTGGCCCTGATCGTCGTTAACTGCATCATCCTCGGCCGTGCCGAGATGTTCGCCTGCAAAAATACCGTTGTCGACTCCGCTCTGGACGGCCTGGGCATGGGCATCGGCTACATCCTGACTATGCTGCTGATGTCCTCCATCCGTGAGATCATCGGCAACGGCACCTGGCTGGGCATCACCATCATCCCCGACAGTGTCGACAAGATGACCGTGATGAACTCCGCACCCGGCGGTTTCTTCGTCTTCGGCTGCCTGATGGCTGGCTGTGTCTGGCTGGAGCGCAAGCTCAACAAGCCCATCGAGCGCAAGAGCTGCGGCGATGTGATGCTGGAAAAAATCGACGCCGCCAAAGAAGAGCAGAAAGGGGGCGCTGAGGAATGA
- a CDS encoding FprA family A-type flavoprotein, producing MEITKDIVYLGVNDHAVDLFESQYSVPNGMAYNSYLIMDDQTVVMDTVDAHFTDEWITKIAAALGDRAPDYLVVQHMEPDHAGSIDAFAQAYPTTKIVSSAKAFVMMQQFFGTDYADRRIVVKEGDTLPLGHHTLHFVTAPMVHWPEVIMTYDDADKVLFSADAFGKFGALDVEEEWLPEARRYFIGIVGKYGVQVQAVLKKAAGLDIETICSLHGPILHKEQLADVLAAYDTWSTYRPETDGILVAYTSIYGHTADAAEQLAEELRTKGQQVVVMDLARCDMAEAVAQAFRFSKLVLATPTYNGDVFPFTKTFIEHLTERNYQNRTVALMENGSWAPTAARVMRKMFEASKNLTILDETVTVKGSLDDASTAQLHALADALSK from the coding sequence ATGGAAATCACAAAAGATATTGTTTACCTTGGTGTCAATGATCACGCAGTGGATCTCTTTGAAAGCCAATATAGCGTCCCTAACGGCATGGCCTACAACTCCTATCTGATCATGGACGACCAGACCGTTGTGATGGACACCGTTGACGCCCACTTTACTGACGAGTGGATCACCAAGATCGCCGCCGCACTGGGTGATCGTGCACCTGACTACCTGGTTGTCCAGCACATGGAGCCTGACCACGCCGGTTCCATCGATGCCTTTGCCCAGGCATACCCCACCACTAAAATTGTATCTTCCGCCAAGGCCTTTGTCATGATGCAGCAGTTCTTCGGCACAGACTATGCTGACCGCCGCATCGTCGTCAAGGAAGGCGACACTCTGCCCCTGGGCCATCACACCCTGCACTTCGTCACCGCCCCCATGGTCCACTGGCCGGAAGTCATCATGACCTACGACGATGCAGACAAAGTTCTGTTCAGCGCTGATGCCTTCGGCAAGTTCGGCGCACTGGACGTGGAGGAAGAGTGGCTGCCCGAAGCCCGCCGCTATTTCATCGGCATCGTGGGCAAGTACGGTGTGCAGGTGCAGGCTGTGCTGAAAAAGGCTGCTGGTCTGGACATCGAGACCATCTGCTCGCTGCACGGCCCCATCCTGCATAAGGAGCAGCTGGCCGACGTGCTGGCTGCCTATGATACCTGGAGCACCTACCGCCCCGAGACCGACGGAATCCTGGTGGCCTATACCTCCATCTACGGCCATACCGCCGACGCTGCCGAGCAGCTGGCCGAGGAACTGCGCACCAAGGGCCAGCAGGTCGTTGTGATGGACCTGGCCCGCTGCGATATGGCCGAGGCCGTCGCCCAGGCATTCCGCTTCAGCAAGCTGGTGCTGGCAACCCCCACCTATAACGGCGACGTCTTCCCGTTCACCAAGACCTTCATCGAGCATCTGACCGAGCGCAACTACCAGAACCGTACCGTCGCCCTGATGGAGAATGGTTCCTGGGCGCCCACCGCTGCCCGCGTCATGCGCAAGATGTTCGAGGCCAGCAAGAACCTGACCATCCTGGACGAGACCGTCACCGTCAAGGGCTCGCTGGATGATGCTTCCACCGCCCAGCTCCACGCCCTGGCCGATGCCCTGAGCAAGTGA
- a CDS encoding RnfABCDGE type electron transport complex subunit D: MEDRLLVTASPHIRDHSTTRGLMGNVVIALLPAVLASALIFGARALLLVVVTTFACVAFEYIYERLLHKTNTVGDLSAVVTGIILALNMPVGMPLWIAVVGAFVAIVITKQLFGGLGYNFANPALVGRIVLFLGFTSRMTAYVYPDMAVDALASATPLASSVDRHAVSLLDMFLGLHGGMMGEVCVLAILLGFAYLVATKTIQATIPVTIVATVFILTALNTGDPYAALIECMSGGLLFGSVFMATDYVTSPFTTKGKLFYGVFIGLITFLIRHFGSMNEGMSYAILLGNLMTPWFNAWGHQTPLGYKKPKKAKKAAEEGGKA; encoded by the coding sequence ATGGAAGATCGTCTGCTTGTTACTGCCTCGCCGCATATCCGTGACCATTCCACCACCCGCGGTCTGATGGGCAATGTCGTCATTGCGCTACTGCCCGCTGTGCTGGCTTCGGCACTGATCTTCGGCGCACGGGCCCTGTTGCTGGTGGTCGTCACCACCTTCGCCTGTGTGGCATTTGAGTACATTTATGAGCGTCTGCTCCACAAAACCAATACGGTAGGGGACCTGTCTGCCGTTGTCACCGGCATCATCCTGGCGCTGAACATGCCGGTGGGCATGCCGCTCTGGATTGCCGTTGTGGGTGCCTTTGTGGCTATCGTTATTACCAAGCAGCTGTTCGGCGGCCTGGGTTATAACTTTGCCAACCCCGCGCTGGTCGGCCGTATCGTGCTGTTTCTGGGCTTTACCTCCCGCATGACCGCCTACGTCTACCCGGATATGGCCGTGGATGCCCTGGCTTCTGCCACGCCGCTGGCCTCCAGTGTGGACCGCCATGCCGTCAGCCTGCTGGATATGTTCCTGGGCCTGCACGGCGGCATGATGGGCGAGGTCTGCGTGCTGGCCATCCTGCTGGGCTTTGCCTACCTGGTTGCCACAAAGACCATCCAGGCCACCATCCCCGTCACCATCGTGGCCACCGTCTTTATCCTGACCGCCCTGAACACCGGCGACCCCTACGCTGCCCTGATCGAGTGCATGTCCGGCGGCCTGCTGTTCGGCTCTGTCTTTATGGCGACCGACTACGTGACCAGCCCGTTCACCACTAAGGGCAAGCTGTTCTATGGCGTTTTCATCGGCCTTATCACCTTCCTCATCCGCCACTTCGGCTCGATGAATGAAGGCATGAGCTATGCCATCCTGCTGGGCAACCTGATGACTCCGTGGTTCAACGCCTGGGGTCACCAGACCCCGCTGGGCTACAAGAAGCCCAAAAAGGCCAAGAAGGCCGCTGAGGAAGGGGGCAAAGCCTGA
- a CDS encoding RnfABCDGE type electron transport complex subunit A, producing the protein MSAHIATFATIFFSMILVNNYVLVQFLGICPFLGVSKKLDSSAGMGAAVIAVMVIATAVTFPMQILLLDKFNLGYLQTIVFILVIAVLVQLIEIVLKKYVPALYQSLGVYLPLITTNCCVLGVTILAVQDYSAVVTEFGFGMAYAEALVCAAGAGVGFLVAMLLFCGVRQRVEASNPPESFKGLPITLVSAAITSLSFMGFGGLVENIINAIL; encoded by the coding sequence ATGAGTGCACATATCGCAACCTTTGCCACGATCTTCTTCAGCATGATCCTGGTCAACAACTACGTCCTGGTCCAGTTCCTGGGCATCTGCCCGTTCCTGGGCGTTTCCAAAAAGCTGGATTCCTCCGCCGGCATGGGTGCGGCCGTTATCGCTGTTATGGTCATTGCCACTGCCGTTACCTTCCCCATGCAGATCCTGCTGCTGGATAAGTTTAATCTCGGCTATCTGCAGACCATTGTCTTCATTCTGGTCATCGCCGTTCTGGTCCAGCTCATCGAGATCGTGCTGAAAAAGTACGTCCCGGCCCTGTACCAGAGCCTGGGCGTCTACCTGCCCCTGATCACCACCAACTGCTGCGTGCTGGGCGTTACCATCCTGGCCGTGCAGGACTACTCCGCTGTTGTGACTGAGTTCGGTTTCGGCATGGCCTATGCCGAGGCTCTCGTCTGCGCAGCCGGTGCCGGTGTGGGCTTCCTGGTGGCTATGCTGCTGTTCTGCGGCGTGCGTCAGCGCGTCGAGGCCTCCAACCCGCCGGAAAGCTTCAAGGGCCTGCCCATCACGCTGGTTTCCGCCGCTATCACCTCGCTCAGCTTCATGGGCTTTGGTGGTCTGGTCGAAAACATCATCAACGCGATTCTGTAA
- a CDS encoding ATP-binding protein, with amino-acid sequence MLQDDESLALALRGGLRGRFQGTFNQLENAVEVLDDYMLQHLNPAEYADLRTMMREINWQLAYLRRLGDHAADAAAAPVLQMLRVPAPLELLSQLHETVELFNELTVGGTRAVHARLETAPGLDVFPTMGDPALLDGLLVNLFTNSIQAVPEPDAVEITLTCTQNQLLYRDNGPGLPQDARRLLLEGIWTSELLAKGGLGLPLIRAYCTAMGWQISQPEGERGLLFTLPTCQAEALGTLHLSAPDTGSTRRRRRLYESELRLYLSAPEEPSDT; translated from the coding sequence ATGCTGCAGGACGATGAATCGTTGGCTTTGGCGCTGCGCGGCGGTTTGCGCGGTCGTTTCCAGGGCACCTTCAACCAACTGGAAAACGCGGTCGAAGTCCTGGACGACTACATGCTCCAACACCTGAACCCTGCCGAGTACGCCGACCTGCGCACCATGATGCGAGAGATCAACTGGCAGCTGGCCTACCTGCGCCGCCTGGGTGACCACGCCGCCGATGCTGCCGCGGCCCCCGTATTGCAGATGCTGCGTGTGCCCGCCCCCCTGGAACTGCTGAGCCAGCTGCACGAGACGGTCGAGCTGTTTAACGAGTTGACGGTGGGCGGCACCCGCGCGGTCCACGCCCGGTTGGAGACCGCCCCCGGCCTGGACGTTTTCCCCACGATGGGAGACCCCGCCCTGCTGGATGGGCTGCTGGTCAACCTGTTTACCAACTCCATTCAGGCCGTGCCGGAACCGGACGCCGTGGAGATCACCCTTACCTGCACGCAGAACCAGCTTTTGTACCGCGATAACGGGCCCGGCCTGCCGCAGGATGCCCGCCGCCTGCTGTTGGAGGGCATCTGGACCTCGGAGCTGCTGGCTAAAGGCGGCCTGGGCCTGCCGCTGATCCGAGCCTACTGTACCGCCATGGGCTGGCAGATCAGCCAGCCGGAAGGGGAGCGCGGCCTGCTGTTCACTCTGCCCACCTGCCAGGCCGAAGCCCTGGGCACGCTGCATCTGTCTGCTCCGGACACAGGCAGCACCCGGCGTCGCCGCCGCTTGTACGAGAGCGAACTCCGTCTTTACCTTTCCGCCCCGGAGGAGCCTTCCGACACTTAA
- the sdaAB gene encoding L-serine ammonia-lyase, iron-sulfur-dependent subunit beta — translation MRLFDVLGPVMTGPSSSHTAGAVRIGSTARRLLGEQPAQAEILLYGSFAATGRGHGTDRALVAGLLGMQPNDDRIPNSFALAKASGLHYKIGSINLRGAHPNTAVLRLVGVSGRKLEVVGASIGGGRINICQIDGITTNFGGDHNTLIVHNQDTPGHVATVSECLSAHGVNIATMQLYRSAAGGYAVMVLECDEPIPEEIAGELRSQPGIVKVTILNL, via the coding sequence ATGCGTTTATTTGATGTCCTCGGCCCGGTCATGACGGGACCGTCCAGCAGCCATACGGCCGGTGCGGTTCGCATTGGCAGTACGGCACGCCGCCTGCTGGGGGAGCAGCCTGCCCAGGCGGAGATCCTACTCTACGGCAGCTTTGCCGCCACCGGCCGCGGCCATGGCACCGACCGTGCCCTCGTGGCCGGTCTTTTGGGCATGCAGCCCAATGATGACCGCATTCCCAACAGCTTCGCCCTGGCCAAGGCCAGCGGCCTGCACTATAAAATCGGCTCCATCAACCTGCGCGGCGCCCATCCCAACACGGCGGTACTGCGGCTGGTCGGCGTGTCAGGCCGCAAGCTGGAGGTCGTCGGCGCGTCCATCGGCGGCGGGCGTATCAATATCTGCCAGATTGATGGCATCACCACCAACTTTGGCGGTGACCACAACACCCTCATCGTCCACAACCAGGATACCCCCGGTCACGTGGCCACCGTGTCCGAGTGCCTGAGCGCCCACGGCGTCAACATTGCTACCATGCAGCTCTACCGTTCCGCAGCGGGCGGCTACGCCGTCATGGTGCTGGAATGTGACGAGCCTATCCCCGAAGAAATTGCCGGGGAACTGCGCAGCCAGCCCGGCATCGTCAAAGTTACCATTTTAAATTTGTAA
- a CDS encoding RnfABCDGE type electron transport complex subunit B, with the protein MNPIVLAIVVLVVLGLAGGVILVLASKFMAVYEDPRIAQITECLAGANCGGCGYAGCADYAKAIVMDGAPTFKCAPGGDKAADAINTIMGNDTDDRPSLRATVICAGGENCGKRFDYQGIQTCAAAAALAGGPSACAYGCLGLGDCTRACKFDAIHVINGVAVVDRKKCTGCTACTAVCPRKVIQMKPIAPQPAVKCSSKDKGAVVNKTCKVGCIACGLCVRNCPNQAIFLKDNVAVIDYTKCNGCGTCVSKCPKKAIQWVEGAPRAMDASVPEHEVLKTRV; encoded by the coding sequence ATGAACCCTATCGTATTAGCTATCGTGGTACTGGTGGTGCTGGGTCTGGCCGGCGGCGTCATTCTGGTGCTTGCTTCCAAATTCATGGCTGTGTATGAGGACCCCCGTATTGCACAGATCACCGAGTGCCTGGCCGGTGCCAACTGCGGCGGCTGCGGCTATGCCGGCTGTGCCGACTACGCCAAGGCCATCGTCATGGACGGTGCCCCTACCTTTAAATGTGCCCCCGGTGGTGACAAGGCGGCCGACGCCATCAACACCATCATGGGCAACGATACCGATGACCGCCCCAGCCTGCGTGCTACGGTCATCTGCGCTGGCGGCGAAAACTGCGGCAAGCGCTTTGACTATCAGGGCATCCAGACCTGTGCCGCTGCGGCAGCTCTGGCTGGCGGCCCCAGTGCCTGCGCCTACGGCTGCTTAGGCCTGGGTGACTGCACCCGTGCCTGCAAATTCGATGCCATCCATGTCATCAATGGTGTGGCGGTAGTCGACCGCAAAAAGTGCACCGGCTGCACTGCCTGCACCGCTGTCTGCCCGCGCAAGGTCATCCAGATGAAGCCTATCGCCCCCCAGCCTGCCGTTAAGTGCAGCAGCAAGGACAAGGGTGCTGTGGTCAACAAGACCTGCAAGGTCGGCTGCATTGCCTGCGGCCTGTGCGTGCGCAACTGCCCGAATCAGGCCATCTTCCTGAAAGACAACGTGGCTGTCATCGACTACACCAAGTGCAATGGCTGCGGTACCTGCGTAAGCAAGTGCCCCAAGAAGGCCATCCAGTGGGTCGAAGGCGCCCCGCGCGCCATGGATGCCTCCGTGCCCGAGCACGAAGTCCTGAAGACCCGCGTATAA
- the sdaAA gene encoding L-serine ammonia-lyase, iron-sulfur-dependent, subunit alpha, with protein MSFSSIREMLQACQESRQPLYEVILESDLAESGLTRTESEAEMHRLWSVMRATSDGYCGADRSMSGFVGGDAAKVEQAAARGTLYASGYFASVMAEALKTAECNACMKRIVAAPTAGSCGVLPAVLLPLWRTGSADEEAVCRALYVAAGFGQVVASRATLAGAEGGCQAEVGAASAMAAAALVDLKGGTAEQCAEAFAMALTNLEGLVCDPVAGLVEIPCVKRNVIGAMNAVSAADMALAGVVGHIPADEVIDAMAEVGNAMSKDLRETGIGGLAGTPTGCKIAEIVTMSADTEEKD; from the coding sequence ATGTCATTCTCCTCCATCCGCGAAATGCTGCAAGCCTGCCAGGAGTCCCGGCAGCCCCTGTACGAAGTAATTTTGGAAAGCGACCTGGCCGAAAGTGGCCTGACCCGCACCGAAAGCGAGGCCGAGATGCACCGCCTCTGGTCGGTCATGCGCGCCACCAGCGACGGCTACTGTGGTGCTGACCGCTCGATGAGCGGCTTTGTCGGCGGCGATGCAGCCAAGGTGGAGCAGGCTGCCGCCCGGGGGACGCTCTACGCCAGCGGCTACTTTGCGTCCGTCATGGCCGAGGCCCTCAAAACCGCCGAGTGCAACGCCTGCATGAAGCGCATCGTAGCTGCACCCACCGCAGGCAGCTGCGGCGTACTGCCTGCGGTGCTGCTACCGCTCTGGCGCACCGGCTCGGCTGATGAAGAAGCTGTCTGCCGCGCCTTGTATGTCGCCGCCGGTTTCGGCCAGGTGGTCGCCAGCCGCGCTACCTTAGCAGGGGCCGAGGGCGGTTGCCAGGCCGAGGTGGGCGCCGCCAGCGCCATGGCCGCCGCCGCCCTCGTCGACTTAAAAGGCGGCACGGCCGAGCAGTGTGCCGAAGCTTTCGCCATGGCCCTGACCAACCTCGAGGGCCTTGTCTGCGACCCCGTTGCAGGCCTTGTCGAGATTCCCTGCGTCAAGCGCAATGTCATCGGTGCGATGAACGCTGTCTCCGCCGCCGACATGGCGCTGGCCGGGGTCGTCGGCCACATCCCCGCCGATGAAGTCATCGATGCCATGGCCGAAGTCGGCAACGCCATGAGCAAGGACCTGCGGGAGACCGGCATCGGCGGCCTGGCAGGCACCCCCACCGGCTGCAAAATTGCCGAGATCGTCACCATGAGCGCCGACACCGAAGAGAAAGATTAA
- a CDS encoding FMN-binding protein, translating to MANEKNTENQSAFKELVLPVIVLVAICLICSALLAVLNDITAPIIEENTKAETLAAYVSVLPEGTTSDDMTEVENLTTDGVQGAVTTANGDVAVKAAASGYSGKDVTVYVAFDAEGAVSNISIDASTQTTGIGSKVADDSFASGFVGWNGGEVSNGSPVDALSGATYSSNAVFNAVNAAINCYNNEIKGVL from the coding sequence ATGGCAAACGAGAAAAATACCGAAAACCAGAGCGCCTTTAAAGAGCTGGTCCTGCCGGTCATCGTGCTGGTGGCTATCTGCCTGATCTGCAGCGCTTTGCTGGCCGTGCTGAACGACATCACGGCCCCCATTATCGAGGAAAATACCAAGGCGGAAACGCTGGCCGCCTATGTCTCTGTCCTGCCGGAGGGCACCACGTCCGACGACATGACCGAGGTTGAGAACCTGACCACCGATGGTGTGCAGGGCGCTGTCACCACCGCCAACGGCGATGTGGCCGTCAAGGCTGCTGCCTCCGGCTACTCCGGCAAGGACGTCACCGTCTACGTCGCTTTTGACGCCGAGGGCGCTGTCTCCAACATCAGCATCGACGCTTCCACCCAGACCACCGGCATTGGCTCCAAGGTGGCCGATGACAGCTTTGCTTCCGGCTTTGTGGGCTGGAACGGCGGCGAAGTCTCCAACGGCAGCCCCGTGGATGCCCTGTCCGGCGCCACCTATTCCAGCAACGCAGTGTTCAACGCCGTCAACGCGGCTATCAACTGCTACAACAATGAGATCAAGGGGGTGCTGTAA